A region from the Triticum aestivum cultivar Chinese Spring chromosome 3D, IWGSC CS RefSeq v2.1, whole genome shotgun sequence genome encodes:
- the LOC123079522 gene encoding uncharacterized protein has protein sequence MDDDDLIVKGLPQLSAICVTISRRYMVEEAIKRIHGTIHAFELTDDNDDTVMASVKIDLQPHSQSMLPTQQLFFGESTRFANDAIKSTCSAALAYLVTMGIITIDNSNSTSLKKCQRELKAEQFWSSVLFERAESFQKQLAFLTATKKGPHSESDDDNTPAPKCVNELEDGLNDATSSLPPTEEASDNEPNHRPSKKTKPQSKTKWTGQMIHRRRSRWNFALCLYLKYR, from the exons ATGGATGATGATGATTTAATAGTCAAGGGGCTTCCACAG CTCTCTGCCATTTGTGTTACCATTAGCAGAAGGTACATGGTTGAAGAAGCTATTAAGCGGATCCATGGTACAATTCATGCATTCGAGCTCACCGATGATAATGACGACACAGTAATGGCATCAGTGAAAATTGATCTCCAGCCCCACAGCCAAAGCATGTTGCCAACCCAACAGCTGTTCTTTGGAGAATCAACTCGGTTTGCCAACGATGCTATCAAATCAACATGTTCTGCTGCTTTGGCCTATCTGGTAACCATGGGCATCATCACAATAGACAATTCCAACTCGACAAGCCTCAAGAAATGCCAAAGGGAGCTCAAAGCTGAGCAGTTCTGGTCATCAGTGCTATTTGAGCGGGCAGAATCCTTTCAAAAACAGCTCGCCTTTTTGACCGCGACAAAGAAAGGGCCTCATTCAGAAAGTGACGATGATAACACTCCAGCACCCAAATGTGTAAACGAATTAGAG GATGGCCTGAACGACGCCACCAGCTCGCTTCCACCAACCGAAGAAGCATCAGACAA TGAACCGAATCACAGGCCCAGCAAGAAAACAAAGCCTCAGTCAAAGACTAAATGGACAGGTCAAAT GATACATAGACGGAGATCACGCTGGAATTTTGCCCTCTGTCTATACCTCAAGTATCGATGA